A region of the Candidatus Rokuibacteriota bacterium genome:
CCGGTCAACAGGATCGTCTTTCCCCCAATCGCAGAAATCCCCATACGCCTCCGTTTGCGGGCGCGCCCCGCTAGCCGACGGGATAAGACCTTGTGCTACGCACGTGTCCGTGACAGCCGCATGCAGACCGCTTCGTGTCCGCGGAGGGCACTGGACCCCGCGTGCAGGAAGCCGGCCCGCTCGAACGCTCGGATGGAGGCCTGATTGGTCGGCTTGATGTAGGCCAAGACCTCCGACGCGCGCGTCGCTCCGAGAAACCGGGCCGAGGCGATCCGGAGCGCCGCGGCGCCATATCCTCTGCCCCTCCGCTCCTCATCGATGACGATGGCAACCTCAGCGGTACCGTCTGATCCCACCTCGAACCTGACGAACCCCACGGGACATCCGTCTTTCTCGGTCACGATGTAGAAGTGGCAGTCACGATCCGCTCGCTTCGTCCTGAACCACTCGACGTGCGCCTTCCATGGGATCGGATCGGTCTCGAATGAGACCTCCCTGACCTCGGGCGCGTTTGCCCACCGCCAGAGCAGGGCGCAGTCCTCGTCGTGCACCGCCCGAAGGCGCAGCACCGGCGCCGTGCCAGTTCTGAGTGGCCTCGGCATCGCGTTCCTGTCAGGGGATTCGTGAGGATGCTCGGGCGAGGATCTCATGCTACCCACGGTCGGGGCGGCCCACGAGGCCAGCCTCGCCAGACGCGCGGAACAGCCCCCGGGCGTGTCACTCACCTCACGGGGGATCGCCTGGGGCGGGACCCGCCCACTGAACGCCTTGCGCGTCAGCCACCGGAGACCCGTCCAGTCCACCGTTGCCCACCCCACCATCGCGACCCGCCTGAGTGCTGCGCACGTCCCGCGTCAGTTGCTTCCCTGATCGGCCGTCGGGATGGACCTCGCCGGCACGCCGAACCGCCCGTTCCTCCGCCGGTCCCAAGTACCCCCGGGATGCCATCGCGTCCAGGATCTTCCCCACGCTCTCCTCGGGCGCCTCGCGATCGGTCTCGACAACAACCTCCGGGGCCAGCGGCGGCTCGTAGGGATCCGAGATCCCCGTGAACTCCTTGATCTCCCCGGCGAGCGCTCGTCTGTAGAGCCCTTTGACGTCTCTCCGGATGCACTCGGCAACATCGCACTTGACGTAGACTTCGATGAAACGCCCGATCTCGGCCCGCACCTCTTCTCTCGCAACGCGGTACGGAGAAATCAGGGCAGCAATCGCGATCACCTCATTCCGCGCCAGGAGCTGCGCCACGAAGGCAACCCGCCGGACGTTCTCGTCGCGATCCTCTCGACTGAATCCGAGGCCTTTCGTGAGCCGCAGGCGGACAGCGTCTCCATCGAGACACTCGACCCGCCGCCCCCGCCCGCGCAGCTCCGTCTCCAGGAGGCGGGCAAGTGTGCTCTTCCCGGCAGAAGGCAACCCCGTGAGCCACACGACGCAGCCGGGACACAAGATCTTTAGTTCCCTCCACTCCCTCTGACGCCTGGTCTCAACGGGCAGGCCTCCGGCCCTTCACTTACAGGCGGCTGATGCGCCCAGGGCCGCGCTGGCAGTGATGATATCCCATTCCCCCGCCGCCCCAGCGACAAAATCTCCACCAACCAGTCGCTGGTCGCTGCCCCCCGGGATTTCGGCGCGGGGGGCGTCTCGGGGCGTTGGGAATCCACAGAGCGTGGCGCGCTCGCCATCGCTCGCGACACCCCCCCTCCCACCACTTGTGCGTCTCCTCCCCGAATGAGTACAAGATCGTGTGGTCGGGGCGTGCGGCGTGGAAATGTTGCTTCGTCCTCCGATCGTTCTCGTATCTTAGTCGCATGCCCCGCGCGCGCCCTGCCCGGCCTTGGCGATCGCTCCGCCTGTTCGCGCTGTCGGTCGCACTGCTCGCCCATCCCGCGCTCCTCCCCGGCGCGCTCCATGCCGAGGACCGCACGAACGTGCCGCTCAAGAACTGGGGGGGGTTCGCTCTCCACCGACACGCCCTCTACGACGACCTCGAGCGCCTAGTCGCCAGCGGGCTCACCGATCGGACGCTTCTCAACACCAAGCCGCTGAGCCGTATCGAGGCCGCGCGGATCGTCGCGGGCGCCATCCGCAAGATTCGCGGCGACGAAGCGGGGACCTACAACGGGCGCCGTGACCTCGAGCCCGTGCTCGACCGGCTCATGGACGAGTTGCGCCCTGAGCTCCTGGAGCTCGGGGCGCTCCGACGGGATCAGGCGGCCGCCCGGACATCGTGGGTGTCCTTCGTGCCGATCGATCAGGCCCAGGTCGGTCTCGGCTGGGCGAGCCGCCACTTCTCGCTGCTCAACAGCCAGGGGCGCGCCGTCGAGCAAGGGGCCAACGGACTCGCGACGTTCGATACCCGCCTGCAGGTCGGCAGTGTCCTGACCTTCTATGCGCAGCCACAGCTCCTCGGCAACGAGGAGTACGGCGCGGCGCGGCTCGCCACCGGTTATGCCAAGCTCACGCTCTACAATATCGAGCTCCTGGTTGGCCGCGACAGTCTCTGGTGGGGGCCCGGGCTCAACGGATCCCTGATCCTCTCGAACAATGCGGCCCCCCTGGACCAGATCCGCCTCTCCTCGGCGGAGCCGTTCCTGCTGCCCTGGGTCGGCGAGTGGGTGGGGCCGACCAAGCTCCTCTTCTTCCTCGCGCAGCTCGAGGAGCGCCGCGACCATCCTCGCGCCAAGCTCGCGGGAATGCGGGGCACGATCTCGCCCGTCCGCGCCCTCGAGCTCGGGCTGAGCCGGGCGGTGATGTTCGATGGCGACGACCGCCCGCGCCCGGACGCTGGCGCGTACGGACAGATCCTCTTCGACCCCCCCGCCGGCGACGTGCGGACGGGTCCGAATGTGAAATTCAGGAACAACAACCTCTTCGCGATCGACGGGGAGCTGAGGTTCCACGATGTGGACCGGTACCTCTTGCCCAGCCGGGACCTGCGGCTCTACGGGGAATTCTCGTGGGACGATACCTGCTGCAACGACAACTTCTTCACGTCCAACGTCCTTCCGAACGGGAGGACACTCGGGGGGCTCGCCGGCATCCATCTGCTCGGGCTCTTCGGCCGGGAGGGGCTCGACGCCCGGTTCGAGTGGGTGTCGACGTCATCACGCTCCTATGTTCACGATCAGTTCTACAGCGGGTACTGGACGCGCGGCAACGTCATCTCCCACTTCGTCGGGACCGATGGCACGAGTGCCTTCGGACGCGTCACGCAACGCTTCGGCCAGAACTTCATGCTGGGATTCGGGCTGGAGCGGGCTGAGGTCGGAAGCACGGTCGCGCGGGCGGCCCTTCCGCGGCAGCGCCGGCTCGGCGGGGGCATCGATGTCTCCTACCGCTTCTGGGAGCGCTACTCCGTGTTCGGCCAGTACGTTGTCAGCGACGTCGAGAACCGGGACTTCGAGGTCGGCAATAACGGCCTGGACCATCTCCTCCGGCTCGAGCTGACTCGCTCTTTCCGCTAGCCCAAGTCTGGGAGTCCGCCGGTCTCGGGCCAACCCGCTCGGTCGAGTCAAGCAGGCCGTCCCGGTGCCGTCAGTCGTCGCGGGCCTTCTCGAGCCGCCGGACCAGCTCCTGGAACGAGGAGGTGCGGATGACCCGGTCGAACTGCGCCCGGTAGTTGGCGATGAGGCCGATGTTTTCCACGAAGACGTCATAGACCAGCCAGCGGCCGCTTCGGCTGAGCATCTTGGTCTCGACCGGCACCTCCGTCCCCCGCTTCGTGAGGACCCGGGCCCGCACGGTCGCGTGATCGCCCTCGACGGACTCGCCGAGGTAGCGCACGCGCTGTCCGCCGTAGAGATCGACCTTGGTCACGTAGGCGCGCTCCAGCAGGTCGACGAAGAGCCGCACGAAGCGCTGCTGCTCGTCGGGCGTGAGCTTCGTCCAGTGGATTCCCAGCGCCCGCCGGCCGGCCTCCACCGAATCGAACATCTCCACGGCGGCGCTGCGCACGGCGGCCCGGCGCGCCAGCCGTCCGTCGGGACCGCTGTGTCTCGGATCCTCGATGATGGCGATGATGCGGTCCGTGTACTGCTGCAGCTGCTGCATCGGGCCCGCCGCCTGGCCCGGGACGGCCAGCGCGAGGAGCGCGACGAGCAGGCCCGTCACGACGAGCCATCGACGCATTCGGGGTCCTCCTCTCTTGGCCCGTCCGAGGGCGCTCCGCGCTCCTCGGGCCAGCGGCCCCCGCCCTTCCCGCACCCCACGACCCTGAGTCGCCAGCCCGGGGCGCGATCCCGGCACCCGGCCGGGTCTCATGGAGCCCGCCCCTCGATGCGGAGCGTCGAGGGCAAGCGCCGGGCGGAGATCCGGTCGGTCTTGGCGGCCTCATAGCGGCCCCTCCACCACAGCGCCCAGAGGACTCGCCACGACGCGCGAGTGGCGAGCAGCCAGTAGGTTTGACAGCGAAAGGTTCCGAGGAGCTTCTCCTGGAGGCTCTTCCGGCGGAGATCGACGGACCGCGGCAGGAAGGGGTGGAGCTCCTCGATCAGCGTCTGGGTAACGATGCCCCCCACCCAGACCGTCAGCAGCAGCGACAGCGTCGGCGCGCCGATCGCCAGATAGAACAGCGTCGGGTGCTCCTGGCGGTAGACGTAGGCCAGGTACCAGCCGAGCCAGCCCGTGAGCGGATAGACGAGCGCCGCGACGGGCCACTCGACGACCTTGTTGCCCACGTGGCGGACAAGCTGAGCCAGGTTGAAGGGTGTCGACCGCTCGCGCCAGGTGCGGCGCAGGAAGGCGATGTCGTCGAGGACGCCGAGGTACCAGCGGGCATTCTGGCGGATCACCTTCTCGGAGGTCTCGGGCAGGTCGGTCAGCTCGACCATGGGCATCGCCTGGATCAGCACCCCGCGCGCGCCCAGCGCGTAGCCCAGCGTGGAATCCTCGGTGGCGCCGGAGGTGGGAAAGCCGCCGAGGGCACGGAGCACGTCGAGGCGGACGAACTGGTTGTGGCCGAGACAGATCTGGGAGCGGCGGAAGAAGAGCTCGAAGGCCGGGCGGAGCACGCGCGCGAGCCGCGGGGCCCGCTCGCGCAGGCGGGCGAAGAAACGCACGCGGCGGACCTCGTTGATGAGCCGCGCGATGGAGACCCGGATGAAGATCGAGGACTGTTGGATCGCGCAGATCTTTCCGCGGATGTCGAGCGCGGCGTAGTTCGCGAGGGAGACGGTGACACCCTGGTAGGCGAGGGCACCCGCACCGGCCATCTCGCGCTGGGCGATCCAGCGGTACGTGTCGGGATGGGGGATGGAATCGGCGTCGCTCACGCCCACGAACACCTGCTCGGCTGGCACGTCCTCGCCGAGCGCCTCGCGCAGAATTTCCGGGCGCAGCGCCCAGTTGAGCTGGTGTGCCTTGCGCCCCGGTCCGGGCATGGCGACATGCA
Encoded here:
- a CDS encoding ABC transporter substrate-binding protein, giving the protein MRRWLVVTGLLVALLALAVPGQAAGPMQQLQQYTDRIIAIIEDPRHSGPDGRLARRAAVRSAAVEMFDSVEAGRRALGIHWTKLTPDEQQRFVRLFVDLLERAYVTKVDLYGGQRVRYLGESVEGDHATVRARVLTKRGTEVPVETKMLSRSGRWLVYDVFVENIGLIANYRAQFDRVIRTSSFQELVRRLEKARDD
- a CDS encoding glycosyltransferase, which produces MELLIPAFFFVALLLNIRAAFKLALDWKGMLTTVRFVREAYARLPELPTEAALERAAAAPVFLHLVPAYQEPEIAGTVGALVASRYPNGRLHVVVVTKEEEDRTPHPAMEASTRELVRRLRASLPPCQQRRLLHVAMPGPGRKAHQLNWALRPEILREALGEDVPAEQVFVGVSDADSIPHPDTYRWIAQREMAGAGALAYQGVTVSLANYAALDIRGKICAIQQSSIFIRVSIARLINEVRRVRFFARLRERAPRLARVLRPAFELFFRRSQICLGHNQFVRLDVLRALGGFPTSGATEDSTLGYALGARGVLIQAMPMVELTDLPETSEKVIRQNARWYLGVLDDIAFLRRTWRERSTPFNLAQLVRHVGNKVVEWPVAALVYPLTGWLGWYLAYVYRQEHPTLFYLAIGAPTLSLLLTVWVGGIVTQTLIEELHPFLPRSVDLRRKSLQEKLLGTFRCQTYWLLATRASWRVLWALWWRGRYEAAKTDRISARRLPSTLRIEGRAP
- a CDS encoding GNAT family N-acetyltransferase, whose product is MHDEDCALLWRWANAPEVREVSFETDPIPWKAHVEWFRTKRADRDCHFYIVTEKDGCPVGFVRFEVGSDGTAEVAIVIDEERRGRGYGAAALRIASARFLGATRASEVLAYIKPTNQASIRAFERAGFLHAGSSALRGHEAVCMRLSRTRA
- the cysC gene encoding adenylyl-sulfate kinase, with the protein product MPVETRRQREWRELKILCPGCVVWLTGLPSAGKSTLARLLETELRGRGRRVECLDGDAVRLRLTKGLGFSREDRDENVRRVAFVAQLLARNEVIAIAALISPYRVAREEVRAEIGRFIEVYVKCDVAECIRRDVKGLYRRALAGEIKEFTGISDPYEPPLAPEVVVETDREAPEESVGKILDAMASRGYLGPAEERAVRRAGEVHPDGRSGKQLTRDVRSTQAGRDGGVGNGGLDGSPVADAQGVQWAGPAPGDPP